In bacterium, a single genomic region encodes these proteins:
- the dnaG gene encoding DNA primase, producing the protein MKIPQHKIDEIKQATDIVELIGSYVTLKLRGRNYVGLCPFHNEKTPSFTVSPDKQIFYCFGCGTGGDAFSFIKTYEKVSYPEAIRTLAERAHIELPAFQADKDENSEIEALYFVYKTAARFYYDQLQSSAGQAARDYLRKRGFDEKTLKSFGVGYAPDEWDALARWTQSQRIDLKILEKGGLITAKSGGYYDRFRHRLIFPIFNISGRVIAFGGRLLREEPNSPKYLNSPEHPIYHKGKTLYGLSHAKDAVRRQDNMIIVEGYADCLSLHQFGVTNVTASSGTAFTMDQANLIRRFTQNVTLIYDGDDAGIRAAERGGALMLEAGLNVHIVVLPDKHDPDSYIRKEGVTAFESLIQKGLGYIDFRIAMWNHQNKLDSVNARTNAIRELLNIVARINDAIKRDLFVKEIASKMGVDAALVQKELRSVTRHATPGDERPKITVTPVAVVKPPISERITKAERNILRTLLAGQRRDADHVFSYIRADEFQNDAIRKVVEWVFNRFMLNEPFSSDHISGHFDETIERAISKLLIEDTGQYEIDELLAVIQSRQLESKMETLRNTILNMELEKEDTTELTAMYNFLNRQLLSLRNKKQLIKLDEKPLQERIDF; encoded by the coding sequence ATGAAAATCCCTCAACATAAAATCGACGAGATCAAACAAGCCACGGACATCGTGGAATTGATCGGCTCTTACGTCACGCTGAAATTGCGTGGACGTAATTACGTCGGCTTATGTCCTTTCCATAACGAGAAAACGCCGTCGTTTACCGTCAGTCCGGATAAACAAATTTTTTATTGCTTCGGCTGCGGCACGGGCGGCGACGCATTTTCATTCATCAAAACTTACGAAAAAGTCAGTTATCCCGAAGCGATCCGCACTCTAGCCGAACGCGCCCATATTGAATTGCCTGCATTTCAAGCCGACAAAGATGAAAACTCGGAAATCGAAGCGTTGTATTTTGTTTACAAAACCGCTGCGCGGTTTTATTACGATCAATTGCAATCATCGGCGGGACAAGCGGCACGGGATTATTTACGAAAGCGCGGATTCGACGAAAAAACTTTAAAATCGTTCGGCGTCGGCTATGCGCCTGATGAATGGGACGCTCTCGCTCGTTGGACGCAATCTCAGCGGATCGATCTTAAGATTCTCGAAAAAGGAGGTTTAATCACGGCCAAAAGCGGCGGTTATTACGATCGATTCCGCCATCGGCTGATATTTCCGATTTTCAATATTTCCGGGCGCGTCATCGCTTTCGGCGGTCGCCTGTTGCGGGAAGAACCCAACTCTCCAAAATATTTGAACTCTCCCGAGCATCCGATTTATCATAAAGGCAAAACGCTATACGGTTTGTCGCATGCCAAAGATGCTGTGCGCCGTCAGGACAACATGATCATCGTCGAAGGCTACGCCGACTGTCTCAGCTTGCATCAGTTCGGTGTCACTAATGTTACGGCTTCCAGCGGTACCGCATTTACAATGGATCAGGCCAATCTCATTCGCCGCTTTACTCAAAATGTAACGTTGATCTACGACGGCGATGACGCAGGCATTCGTGCAGCGGAACGCGGTGGTGCACTGATGCTCGAAGCCGGATTGAACGTTCACATCGTCGTATTGCCGGACAAACATGATCCCGATTCTTACATTCGAAAAGAAGGCGTTACCGCGTTTGAATCGCTTATTCAAAAAGGACTTGGTTACATCGATTTCCGGATCGCAATGTGGAATCATCAAAACAAGCTCGACAGCGTTAACGCACGAACCAATGCCATTCGAGAATTGCTGAATATCGTCGCGCGAATCAACGATGCGATCAAGCGTGACTTATTCGTCAAAGAAATTGCATCCAAAATGGGCGTGGATGCCGCGCTCGTACAGAAGGAACTGCGATCCGTCACACGCCATGCAACGCCGGGCGATGAACGGCCTAAAATTACGGTCACGCCGGTGGCCGTGGTCAAACCGCCTATTTCCGAGCGCATTACCAAAGCGGAAAGAAATATCCTCCGTACATTATTGGCAGGACAACGCAGAGACGCCGATCATGTTTTTTCATACATTCGCGCGGACGAATTTCAAAACGATGCCATCCGGAAAGTCGTTGAATGGGTTTTCAATCGATTCATGCTCAATGAACCTTTTTCATCGGATCACATTTCCGGACATTTCGATGAAACGATCGAACGTGCTATTTCGAAATTGCTTATCGAAGACACCGGGCAATATGAAATCGACGAACTGCTCGCCGTCATTCAATCGCGGCAATTGGAATCGAAAATGGAAACACTCAGGAATACGATTTTGAATATGGAATTGGAAAAAGAAGATACGACCGAATTAACGGCTATGTATAATTTTCTGAATCGGCAACTCCTGTCACTGCGCAATAAAAAACAATTGATCAAACTCGATGAAAAGCCCTTGCAAGAACGAATTGATTTTTGA
- a CDS encoding SEC59/DGK1/VTE5 family protein, translated as MHEDHTELDPIPQPIEDNASRRYENELKRKGFHFLSAGIPVGYYLTDYMTSMIVIGSLLGVAIVTEYLRFYSARFNTFFHKIFGRMLRDEEKTGYSGATYLLISSFLVIMIFHKPIAILCLLFLVFGDGLAAVVGKKFGRTRLFGKTIEGSLAFAAVSVAVGFVFPGVPFLIRLAGALTAAVVEILPMQTSDNLRIPIISGSIMEILYVQSLRDADLFNQGEVLVHLFLKIS; from the coding sequence ATGCACGAAGACCATACGGAACTCGACCCGATTCCACAGCCCATTGAGGATAATGCCAGCCGACGTTATGAAAATGAATTGAAGCGAAAAGGTTTTCATTTTCTTTCAGCCGGTATTCCGGTCGGTTATTACCTGACGGACTATATGACGTCCATGATTGTGATCGGAAGTTTATTAGGCGTGGCAATCGTCACGGAATATCTCCGTTTTTATAGCGCACGCTTTAATACGTTTTTTCATAAAATTTTCGGACGAATGTTGCGGGACGAAGAAAAGACCGGTTATTCGGGCGCTACGTACCTGCTCATTTCTTCTTTTCTTGTGATTATGATCTTTCACAAACCCATCGCTATTTTATGCCTGTTGTTTTTAGTTTTTGGCGATGGATTGGCCGCGGTGGTCGGTAAGAAATTCGGACGCACGCGGCTTTTCGGCAAAACGATTGAAGGATCGCTAGCCTTTGCCGCTGTATCCGTCGCAGTCGGTTTTGTATTTCCCGGCGTACCATTTTTAATACGACTGGCCGGCGCATTGACCGCTGCAGTGGTGGAAATCTTGCCGATGCAAACGAGCGACAATTTACGGATCCCGATTATCAGCGGAAGCATTATGGAAATTTTATATGTACAAAGCTTGCGTGACGCCGATTTATTTAATCAGGGTGAAGTTTTGGTACATTTGTTCTTGAAAATAAGTTAA
- a CDS encoding carbohydrate kinase: protein MIAAFGEIVFDVYPDRERLGGAPFNLIYHIIRLTGKGALISRVGNDERGQNVQKFLSDRHLDIHGLQIDSKKPTGTAVVQLNQDGIPSFTITGGVAYDAIATTPEAEALVESCELFYFGTLAQRSMASQNTLYQIVRRAKQSFLDVNLRQNFYSADLLRISLELADVVKLNYEELRIIDALLFSETFSIEAAALRLIRTFSLLQLAVTLGNEGSWIFAEGEKTFHQTTIDHVVDTVGAGDGFAAIMCAGRIAGWTQDMIHRTASEFSAALCGIEGALPEDDRFYEPFRSLFSHAHK, encoded by the coding sequence ATGATTGCAGCGTTCGGCGAAATAGTATTTGATGTATATCCGGACCGTGAGAGACTTGGCGGTGCACCGTTTAATTTGATCTATCACATTATTCGGCTAACCGGAAAAGGCGCTCTCATTAGCCGTGTCGGGAATGATGAACGCGGACAGAACGTGCAAAAATTTCTTTCCGATCGCCATCTGGACATTCACGGCCTGCAAATTGATTCCAAAAAACCTACAGGCACTGCCGTTGTGCAATTAAACCAAGATGGCATTCCTTCGTTTACGATTACAGGCGGCGTGGCTTATGATGCCATTGCGACAACCCCGGAAGCCGAAGCGTTGGTCGAAAGTTGTGAGCTTTTTTATTTTGGTACGTTAGCACAACGGTCGATGGCATCACAAAATACATTGTATCAAATCGTGCGACGTGCCAAACAATCTTTCCTGGATGTTAATCTGCGTCAGAATTTTTATTCGGCCGATCTTCTACGTATTTCATTGGAGTTGGCCGACGTCGTCAAATTGAATTATGAAGAACTGCGTATTATAGATGCGTTGCTTTTTTCAGAAACTTTTTCAATTGAAGCGGCCGCGTTACGTTTGATCAGGACATTTTCTCTGCTTCAATTGGCGGTAACGTTAGGTAACGAAGGGTCTTGGATATTTGCCGAAGGAGAAAAAACTTTTCATCAAACGACAATTGATCATGTCGTCGATACGGTCGGTGCCGGTGACGGATTTGCTGCGATCATGTGTGCGGGCCGGATAGCCGGATGGACCCAGGATATGATTCACCGAACGGCCTCGGAATTTTCTGCCGCGTTGTGCGGCATCGAAGGCGCCTTGCCGGAGGACGATCGTTTTTATGAGCCCTTCAGGAGTTTGTTTTCTCATGCGCACAAGTAA
- a CDS encoding HAD-IIB family hydrolase, whose translation MRTSKPLYVQIYSIHGLIRSENLELGRDADTGGQTKYVVELGKALSQMPGIAKIELVTRWINDKRVSPDYSRTIEKINEKFSIVRIPCGGGRYIRKELLWDHLEEFVDKSIKYIQSNGRLPDIIHSHYADAGFVCSELTKFFGIPMVHTGHSLGYPKLERLLEAGSSEEAINAQFNMCQRIAVEESILYYSDVVITSTHDEKEKQYGAYRNKDWPPYVVIPPGTDLEKFYPYTEERMWDDQWQPVRIAIRDQLWRFFMHMNKPLILTICRPVKKKNIAGLITAYGEDKELQNLANLAIFAGIRKDIQTMEDNEREVLTEMLLLMDKYDLYGKLAIPKRHDVEFEIPELYRIAAQTGGVFVNSAFTENFGITLLESAASGLPVVSTQYGGPQDIIANLDCGLLVDVQDTANIAVAIKRILTNGDLWKRFSESGIQKTGQFYSWPAHAGRYLETIAPLAKKSKAGHKTFAEVGKKFMKARKLIVTDIDNTLIGDRTAQNQFIQFIRKHRDEIGFGVATGRTVESAVEILKANGCPMPDFLITSVGAEMYYAYEEQFTASTGWASHIDYQWNREKIVSLLRRFSFLEYQEEETQRPFKVSYYVHVPDEEVESVRRELVRHKIRCNFVFSHHQFLDLLPIRASKGLAVRYLAYRWNISHDDIIVAGDSGNDEDMLTGEMLGIVVGNHSAELEKLRGKRRIYFAEKGYASGILEGIAHYQFATMPSGVAV comes from the coding sequence ATGCGCACAAGTAAACCGTTGTATGTCCAAATATATAGTATTCACGGCCTCATTCGCTCGGAAAATCTTGAACTCGGCCGCGATGCCGATACCGGAGGACAGACGAAATACGTCGTCGAACTAGGTAAAGCGTTGAGTCAAATGCCGGGTATCGCAAAAATTGAACTGGTAACGCGCTGGATCAATGACAAACGTGTATCGCCGGATTATTCCAGAACCATTGAAAAAATTAATGAAAAATTTTCGATCGTTCGTATTCCCTGCGGCGGCGGACGGTATATCCGGAAAGAATTGCTTTGGGATCACCTTGAAGAATTTGTCGATAAATCTATCAAATACATTCAATCCAACGGACGGTTGCCGGATATTATTCACAGCCATTATGCAGACGCAGGGTTTGTTTGTTCCGAATTGACCAAATTTTTCGGTATTCCGATGGTGCATACCGGACATTCGCTCGGTTATCCGAAATTGGAGCGACTGCTGGAAGCCGGATCGAGCGAGGAAGCCATCAACGCACAATTTAATATGTGCCAGCGTATTGCCGTCGAAGAATCGATTTTGTATTACTCCGACGTTGTTATTACAAGTACGCACGACGAAAAAGAAAAACAATACGGTGCCTATCGAAATAAAGACTGGCCGCCATACGTCGTGATCCCGCCGGGAACGGATCTTGAAAAATTTTATCCGTACACGGAAGAACGAATGTGGGACGATCAATGGCAGCCGGTACGCATCGCCATTCGTGATCAATTGTGGCGTTTTTTCATGCACATGAATAAACCGTTGATTCTGACCATCTGCCGCCCGGTTAAGAAAAAAAATATCGCCGGTTTGATCACGGCCTATGGCGAAGACAAGGAACTGCAAAATCTTGCCAATCTTGCGATCTTCGCCGGCATCCGTAAAGATATTCAGACGATGGAAGACAACGAACGTGAAGTTCTTACGGAGATGTTACTGCTGATGGATAAATATGATCTGTATGGAAAATTAGCTATCCCTAAACGCCATGACGTCGAATTCGAAATACCGGAGCTTTACCGAATCGCCGCGCAGACCGGAGGCGTATTTGTCAATTCCGCTTTTACAGAAAATTTTGGTATCACGTTGTTGGAATCGGCGGCGTCAGGATTGCCGGTCGTGTCAACGCAGTATGGCGGACCGCAGGATATTATTGCCAATCTCGACTGTGGACTGCTGGTCGACGTGCAAGACACCGCTAATATTGCGGTGGCGATCAAACGTATTCTGACTAACGGCGATCTGTGGAAACGTTTTTCAGAAAGCGGGATTCAAAAAACCGGGCAATTTTATTCATGGCCGGCACATGCAGGTCGTTATCTCGAGACGATCGCCCCGCTTGCCAAAAAATCGAAAGCCGGTCATAAAACATTTGCCGAAGTTGGGAAAAAGTTTATGAAGGCCCGTAAGTTGATCGTGACAGACATCGATAATACGCTGATCGGCGATCGAACGGCCCAGAACCAGTTTATACAATTTATTCGCAAACACCGTGACGAGATTGGGTTTGGCGTGGCAACAGGAAGAACCGTCGAATCGGCCGTAGAAATTCTGAAAGCGAACGGATGCCCTATGCCTGATTTCCTGATTACTTCAGTCGGAGCAGAAATGTATTATGCATATGAAGAGCAATTTACCGCTTCGACCGGGTGGGCTTCGCATATCGATTATCAATGGAACCGTGAGAAGATTGTCTCGCTTCTACGACGATTTTCATTTTTGGAATATCAGGAAGAAGAAACGCAGAGACCTTTTAAAGTTAGCTATTACGTACACGTGCCGGACGAAGAAGTGGAGTCCGTTCGGCGTGAACTTGTCAGGCACAAAATCCGCTGTAATTTTGTTTTTTCGCATCATCAGTTTCTTGATTTGCTGCCGATCCGTGCATCCAAAGGGCTTGCCGTCCGGTACCTGGCGTATCGGTGGAATATTTCTCACGACGATATTATCGTTGCCGGCGATTCAGGTAACGATGAGGATATGCTGACAGGCGAGATGCTGGGCATTGTCGTCGGCAATCACAGTGCCGAACTCGAAAAATTACGAGGCAAGCGCCGGATTTATTTTGCCGAAAAAGGGTATGCTTCGGGAATTTTGGAAGGTATCGCACATTATCAGTTTGCTACAATGCCATCGGGAGTTGCCGTATGA